The DNA sequence ACTGGTGTAGAGAGTTGGGAATCAAGATCAAATACTTCTCTCCAGGTCACCCATAGGCTAACGAACAAGTTGAAGTGAGCAACAAGACGCTGCTTGGGATATTGAAGAAGAAGCTAACATACAAGAAGGGAAACTAGGTGGAGGAACTACCCGAGGTTCCATGGGTGTACCAGACCACAGTTAGAACACCAATAGGGGAGACCCATTTTGCCCTCACTTATGGAAGCAAGGCAGTTGTACCCATGGAAGTAGGAGTGCCGACCTACAGGGTCCAGCATTTTGACCAAAGctctaatgatgaaaaattataagaacAATTGGACCTGCTAGAAGAAAAAGGTAGGAAGCTGAGACAAGGACAACAATCAACAAAAGAAGGGTCGGATACTACTTCAACAAGAGAGTTCGACCGAGGTCCTTCAGAGTCAACGAATTTGCGCTAAGGCAAAACAGGATGACTACCCAAGAGGAAGGAAAGTTGGGGTCACAATAGGAAGGCCCATGCATAGTTACGACTAGCGACAGGCCAAGATCCAGCTTCGAGCCTCCCAAGGAAATGAGCTACCACACCCTTGGAACACAGACTACTTGcgaaaatactttaattaaacGTGTTGGGGAATGTATGtgcaaaaattttgaaaagattatGAATGAAATTATCTTCCCTCCAAAATTGTGTTTAGCCTTGCAGGATATTTCGTGAGATCAAACCTTGCTAAGAAACGAGAGGCGGGACAAGTCACTAGACTACCCGACCTCCCTCGAGACAAGTACCCAAGCGGGAAAGGTTTAGGACCGCCTGACCTCTCTCAAACCTCATCGAGAAACGAGAGGCAGGACAAGTCACCAGACTGGCCGGCCTTCCTCGAGATGAGTACCCAGGTGGGAAAACTCCAGGACGCCCGACCTCACTCAAACCTCGCCAAGAAACGAGAGGTGAGAAGAGTCACCAGACTGCCCGACCTCCCTCGAGATGAGTACCCAGGTGGGAAAGGTCCAAGACGGCCCAACCTCCCTCTAACCTCACATATGCCTCATGCTGCCCGACTAACCCGTCCTTCTCAGCCACAAAGCAGAGACAAAAGTCCTAGGCTTTCTCTAGCTTCACCACCAAGAGGTCCAACGACTTGCGCAAGCTATCCTGCTCCTCCTCTACGAGTTTGGCTTGGAGGAAAAACTGGCCAAACTCCTCGTAGGACTAGGCTAGCTCGCTCTAAAGGATGGCCATCTCTCGATGTAGCATAGcaatcttctccttcttcttctctttgctGGCATATGCTTGGGCAAAGGCCACATCGACTTTGTTTTGCTCCTTGTTAGCTTGTCGGACCTCCACGCGGGCCAAGGTGGCAAGGGATTGTAACACCCGAACCTCCTCCTCCAAGTCCCTTCTCTCTTCCATGATCAAGGTGGCCAGCTGATCGACTCCCTGGCAAAGCAAAAGAATATCAACaaggcaacaaaaaaaaaaaaaaaaaactgaagaagagcaataaaagaaaattcttatCAAGGAGAAAAAGACCCTCAGCTTGATGGCCTTCTACCTAATGGCCTCGGCCAGGGCCCGGTCGAAGCCCAAGTTGGTCTGAGGAGCGCCACTTTCCCCAACCCCCAAATCTTGGCCCCTGCGCCCCAACTTCCATAAGGGCGAAGAAGGGACTTAGGAGGAAGTTCCTATGTCCCAACCAAACGACATCCCAATGCCATCAACCTCGGGATCTCTCCTAAAGGCGCTTGTCGATACCAACATGGGCCCACCTTCTGCCTCATGAATGATGGCAAACTCTTCCTCGGGTGCCTCCAATTCGGCTGTCACCTCAGCCTCATGCATGGGTCTACCTCCTTGCCCACATACTTCCCTAGCCTCAGGGACTTTGGCAAATTCAGGCAGGGAAGCCCCCTCTTTCCTACTCGGCAATAAGGACTCGCTCGAGTCCCCCCCCCCCGCCGCAGCTAACCGCAACATCCGTAGGAGCGCCCTCCTTGGTCATCACCCCAGGCTTCGGCATTGCCATATTCCTAGCTAGAGGGGATGACCATAATCACCCCCTCTTCAACTCGGGGGTCTTCCAACGTCCTTGCAACGACCAAAGGAGGAGCCACCTCAACAAATCCTACCAAGGCCGCAGTTTTTACAACCTCGACCTTGGGGCACACAAAGATGGGGGACTCCGAGATGGAGACCCTATCCGAGTCAGGGTACGAGAAGACGACTTCCTCGGTGTTGTCTGAGCACGTTGTCATTTTGGCATCCCCAGCCCCTTCAAAATCCCCTGCACTAGGGGAGGTGACAAACTCTAAAGGGACCTCGGGCGGTGGAATGAAAACTTGAGAGTCCCTTAGGGAAGGGTCAAGAAAGGCCACAAAGAAGGCCATCTTTAACCCTTCTTCCCACGGTTGAGGATTCTTGTTCACCCCACGTTGTTCAGTGGGGTGGGAGCTTGGCACGCTACTGGCGAGGTGGGAGCCCAGGGTGCCATGGAGGCAAAGCCCGCTCGGCTCGAGAAGCACTGGCACTCATCGAAGGATACAGTTGTTCGTGGACGGGCTCTGCGACTTTTGAGGAGGAAGGGTCGTGGGAAGATTGACCCACAAGAGCATGTCTTCGAGGACCAGAGATGCCGCCACTGTCGCCTGACCCCAATGACTCCTCCTCAACCCCAGTGCATGGTTTCTTCCCCTTCCCTCCAATGGGGGTTGGGAGGTCTCTTTCGTCCCCAGGAAGACGATTACCTCTCCAGTAGCCCTCTCCCAATGAAGCAAGACCAGTCTAGGGAAGTCAGGAAGCAGTCTATATTGGCTCTGGTCAGTAAGGCCTCAGAGTTGACGTCATCTGGGTGAGCTCTTTCCCAAGTGTATATTGCTTCTAACCAAGCTTTCTCATGCCCGATCAACTCTAGGTTGGTCTCTTTATCGTCCAGTATGATGCCCCAAATGGCACAGACAGGGAACTCCTAGTGGGCTGCCTCCTCGGTAGGAAACTCCCAACCTTTGCCTATCACAAAGAAAAACTGTTTGAACCAATCCTTGATGCGTGAAAAACAGGGTTCCAGGCGGGTGACCTTGCATCTCGCCCAAGAATGGAAACTGCATAAGTTGTCTTTCAGGCACAACACGTTGTGCGTAAATAAGAACTCCCTGGTGGTTAGGTATGGGTAGACTTCACCAAGGGGTCCTAGGACCATGTGTCAAACTATACAACAGCACAACAAGATCCTCCAAGCATTGGGGTGGAGTTGCGCTAAAGCCAAGCGGAGGATGTCCAAAATCTCACGAACTAGGCAGCAGAAGGGCAGCCATAGCCCGTTGGTATACACCGAGGGGTATAGGGCCACCTTTGTGGCAAACCCCTTCGAGTCCACGGCCCCTTGGTGGTTCGCCAGGGCCTCGAGGTTTGTAGTGCCAGTGTTCCAAAGGAATTCCTGAACGACCTCAAGTCTGCGAGAGTGATTGACGAAGCCTAGTGACACCCATCAAAATGTTGGGACTCATCGCGAACCTCCGGGGAGATCTGGACCCACGAGGACTCTTGCATATCCCTTTGGATGGGATGAATGAGCACTCCAAGAAGCAAAACTAGAGGTGTTCTTGAGTGCCATTGATAGGGCTTGGaggtagaggaagaagaagattgggAAAAGTTTGAGAAGGGAAACAGACAATGGGCTCAAAGAAGCGTGGAGTGCGCAAGAAGACTGgagaaagaaagtgaaaaatgaaAGGGGGCTTGAGTTTAAATAGGTGACTGCGACGATAGAGTTGCCCAGACGGAGAAGTGACAAGCGTCATGAGTGAAAAATCATGAGATTTCCACTGCGCAGGAGAAAGTGGGTCCCTGCCATCAGACACAACCTCCAACTTGGGAAGGAGAATTGTCGCATGTGACAAGTAGCCTCCCACATTAGACATCACGACCTGCCCAAAAGAAGGAAATgattataaaattctcattataCGTGTACAATGGGAATTGACGAGGTAACTAGAGATGATGCAAATCTTATACTCGGCTGGTCCCGATTGGGAATGGATACTTATATCCCACTCGAGCTGGGCCGAGTCTATGCTGAAGGCCCTCCACACATCAACCCCCCCTTTGCGCCCCAACCACGGGTTGCGTAAAGGGTAAGGGGCCTAGGGCAAAGAAGAAGCCCAAGGCTAGGGCCTAGGGAGAGGTGGTTCTATGATGACAGGGCACTGACATTCCTAACACCGCCCTGCACACGCGTATAATGACAGGGTCACACCATCAAAAGATAAACGCCTACATTGGCAGATGTCACAGTAAGGCGACATTTCCTTGATAGTGTGCGCGACACGACCCCTTGCCACTAACCGGAGCACACTGGGAGCAGTCGTGCATACCAACCCACCGCGAGTACGTGACCCATTTCCCTCTTACATGGGATACAAGGGACCATCTTAACTAGCAGTATAAAAGCCAACCTTCATGCTCTTTGATTTACTAAAATTCTCCTGAAAAATAAAGTAacactaacttaggcatcggagatTACCCATACATCGAGCCACCACCTTACTTGTGTTGCAAGTAGTCGAGCCCAGTAACTGGTGTGCGAAACATGTAGTCAACAATGAGTATCATAGAACTATGCATAACTTGTccaacaataatattatctaTAAGTCACTTCCACACCAtcattaataatattacaaaccataaaTTGTTCGTCACCCAAATCAAAAGATTAGTGgcattaaaaacatttatatcTTATCGAAGATAGGCCCTCAAACTATTCCTTAGGTTTCACTTGCTCCTCCTCTTCATATCTTGCCTTATTACTTACaactgcatcaaagtctacatTTTCGAGGAGCGAAACCTTAGTGGCactaccatggtgagatttcaagaaaatctCATTAAGTTATAACCCAGAAAACAACTATAAATGCAAGATGTGGTGATGAATATGAAgtattgaatttcaaataaaatcgaAGAAATGATATACACACCGAGGCTCCCGTCTCTGAGCAATTAAAGtaaacataaatcaccataGTAGTTTTGGAGCACCCAATGCCCAAAGTATCTCATAACATTTTCTAGACCCCAGGtccaaactcatcatgaaaacCATCTACATTGGACCTTAGGTCCATTCAATAACATGAAATCCATATCATCAACCATTTCCATTTATTAACATGCATGCTATGATCTCTCCTTTCTCATGGTCGTACGTACACCCTAGCTCTCTTTGCTGCACCGCAAGTAACAACCACGCATacgacttcgtaacgagcgacaCCTAACTTCATGCTTCATACTTGATCACGGAGCCCTCTAGCCTCTATCAGGTAAGAGACCAAGACTTTGACCCAAGAGTATTACCATCTCGGCCGAGCCCATTGTCGCCTAGCGACAACCCATGTGACATCATTTAATGTCCCGAGTAACCAAAGAAACTCTACCAAGATAATGCTTCATCtcagcttggggtcgtgatcCACTCATAGATCCAAAAAATCCTCTTAAAACAAGAAAGTGAGAAACTTTTTACTAGATAATATCAACTCTTTAACAAGAAAACTAGTAAATCAAATTAAGTATCATGCATGCGGAAGAATATTAAAAGAATgggaaacaaaaacataatagaTCGTAACCCGACATACCCAAAGTCATTATCTGACATTTCTAGTGTTATCATAGCAAAAAACCTACATGTATCGTGAACTTTCACCAAATTTTACTGACGATCTAGCGCCTCCCTCTATTCAATGAGGGTTCTGGTGTCTAAAAGCGTGAAATTTTGAGCATTTCCCTCATACTCAGAGCTTATGCCTTCACTCAAAGTTTAGAGCAaacaacaagagagagagagagagagagagagagagagtttctctAAGTTCTGTAGAGATCCCAAAGCGTGAAGATCAAAGAGCTCGACGAGACAATGCTTTTATACCAAGTGTGTAGCCTATCACGAGTCTCAAAGTTCTCAATGTGGGTTGGCTGATAAATCGGTGTGTCCTCTACTGTCCAGGTGTACGTTTGCTGGAGAGGGTAACTGCAACGGAAAGAACTAGCCCCTGCGTGTCTTAAAATTTCAGCCAAGGAGACAAGAAGTACAATATGCCTGTTGTGAATATATTAACTCAattgcatatattatttaattatcattttagtTCTAAATCAATTTGAGGGATGATGTGGctttataagaataattttttcatgtaatgataattaaataaatgagcGGATAATGATGCTTCATGAGAGCAATGCATATACTTTGGAAATTACATAGTATTAGTCGCAGATCcacaagaataattttttctgaaaaataaatgaaaaataattatttctataGATTAGGACTAAGCGGGTAAAAAAAATGGAACGAAAAAGAAATGCGACCAGCAGTAGGTAGTCGTAATTTGCAAGAATTGGCGGGAATGATGATTCCTTCAAACGAGACTCCATTTCCAACCAACCCCTCCCCCCACCACCCAACCAATCATCCCCACCAACCATACACCTTCAAACCAAGGTATTTAGACCCCTCAACAGCATTCCTTCACAGTCACATTCCGacccctcccccctctctcaCCAAACCATACATGACCTTCAAACCCAAGGGATATAGACTCCTCAACCGCCTCAACAACATTCCTTCACAATCACATTCCCACTTCTTGTTCTTGTAGCTGCTTTGCTCCCAGAATCAACACTTCGCTAATAGTTTTCTGAATGGCAAATTTGAGATCTTGGGTTCCGAATCAACTTGTCGTTGTTGGGTTTTGTGTTTCGATTCTTGTCTTGGAGCTGAACGTTCCTGCATTAGCAGATCATGAGAGTGGTAacattggtggtggtggtggccgGGGTGAAGTGCCGGAGCTTTGTGGGACGGATTTGAGTTTCCTTCCTACGCCATATGGAAACTTATCCCATGTCTTCTGTAAACCTATTTGGAATACTTTTGTCTTGAGGGTAAGTCCGATGCTCTAATTTAATCATCTTAAGTTAGTGTGATTAGCATACTTTGAGGTCAGATGTAGCAAGTTAATCTGTTTATGATCTTACATATGATGGTTGCCATTATATTAGTTTGGCGTGAACTTTTTCCTTGCTTGGTTCCTAGCTTTTGCCTTTGTTTCTGTTGCTGAGCGTGTCCTTTGGTAGGGTAAAATACTCAAATGTTAGGCTTTGTTGGGGAAAAACATAATCATGTTTCCAAACTTTCACAcgtaataaaagaaattagcTTTTATAGAGGTCATGATTCCGATTGAGatccttttcaatttcttaaaaGAATTGAATGGTCCAATAAACACATAAATTAACACAACATTAAATGTTCATGTGAAGTTCCTTGTCTCGATCAATTCGGTCAGTAATAAGAAAGGATCTCTATTCACGTGTCCTACTAATAAAAAGTGGCCGCAGTGTCGTATTGGTAGATCCATACTAATGTAATGACATCTTTTGCTGCAGCACTCCCAGAACGAAGATCATGTAATAAACATTATATTGTCGGCTGTATACACCACTGGTTGGGTGGGATTGGGGTTTTCCAAGGATGGTATGATGGTTGGTTCCAGTGCCATGGTGGGATGGCTTAACAGAAAAGGTCATGCAAAAATCAAGCAATACTATTTGCAAGGTTCCAAGGAATGGCAAGTCATACCAGACAAAGGTGAATTGCCACTAACTGGTATTCCTACTTATGTGGGGATTCATGGGGCCATGATTCACTTGGCATaccagatgaaatttgaaaatcaacttgCTCGGCAACCAATTATATTGGCTTTTGGAAGCGCATCCCCAAAGCACTCCCACCTACCTAAGCATGATGACAAAACAACCATCATGTTTGACTTCTCTCCAGGTTTTTTCTCACTACTGTCACTTGAGTTCTTTGcattagaaaaaatctatttacaagccTGCTTTTTGGCACACCCAATACACCATTGATGTGGAAACCTTCCACATCAACCACCATAAAAAGTACTggtattttgactttttttataaCTGTAATGAGTTTTGTAACGAGTTCCATAGAAAGTGGTGTGTTTATATGTCAGTTCATAAGAAGCAGAACTCTGATATCAAATTTTTCCTTCTGCTTTTCTGCATGGTAAAATCCTATGTATATAGTCATTACCCTATTCACACCTCAAGTGGCCCTTTTATCTTGACTTTTTAAGTACCTTTGGATGCAATCAATAACTAGTCTTGATTCTTTCTGCAGTGCAGAACACAGACTGATACTGCTTCTAACTTTCACAGGTTCTCATGTGGCCGTTGCATCCACTGATTTTGGCCCGATGAAAAAGAACCATGGGATATTGGGTATAATCGGATGGGGTCTGATCCTTCCTATTGGGGCAATCATCCCAAGATACTTCAAGCATAAGGACCCCTTATGGTACTACCTTCATTCGGTTTTTCAAGTTGTGGGGTTTGTCATCGGGCTTGCTGGCGTGGTACTCGGACGTCGactttataatatgataaaagCTGATTTTCCAACGCATAGAGGCATAGGAATCTTTGTTCTTGTACTCAGTATTCTTCAGGTTCAACCTCAACACTATGGTTCAATCTAAGAGTTGTCTAGTATCTATTCTATTTGTTAAAAACTAACACAACGCAAATTTGAACTACTTGAAAGTAATAATTTTCAATCTCATGATTGTACTCAGTATTCTTCAGGtgcatttttcctttttaatatattggtAACTTGCATATACACAACTTCTAGACGAACTCGGATATTAACTATCAGGATTCTAATGGAGAAATATGATTGATGTTCAGATTCTGGCTTTCTTTCTACGTCCGAATAGGGAGGCCAAGATTCGGAAGTTCTGGAATTGGTACCATCATTGGGTTGGAAGACTTGCCCTCTTTTTTGGAGCTTTGAACATTGTGTTGGGAATCCAGATTGGAGGTGCAGGGAACGATTGGAAAATAGGCTACGGATTTCTTCTGAGTGTAGTCATCCTCACAGTCATTGTTCTGGAAGTACTGGCGTGGATGAAAAGGTCAGAGAAGGCTACTGACATGGATCAATCCTTCCAAATGAATCCGGTTGAATAAGTTACACTCAATAACTTGGTCTAAAAGGTATGATTTTCTCTTCACAAAAATgttcatttgattattttatttatgaaggTATTCATTCTGAACTTTCATGACCACTTTACTGAAACAGGTTGATCATTGATGCTAGATGTTGCATTTCTGACAAAGGGGTCTGAAATTATATATGCTTGTGTTGAATTCTGATCTTGAAAATGGGCAAGCTGGTTGAATCTCACTCTGGTTCAATTTCCACTGCAACCTGTTCGAACTTGGGTTTTGATCCTATCTCGATTTCTTATTCTTTGCCAAATTGGACAATACCAATCAATCTCAGCTTCCCTTTCAAGCTAACTAACAAGAGTgatgaacttcccctttttgaTGTGGTCATTGTTTTCTTGATGTCAACAGATGTTGTtcttgattttgatattttgaggattttTGCTCTTTTTCTGTACAAAGTCTGTATATAGAATGTAATGAGCAAGCGAGAATATTGTTTTTACGAAAAAACACTGATTCCGAGTGGAAGAGTCATAAATCATACATGTAGTAGCCATTGAGTGCTGTTCCCCCACAAGCtgtctaatttttatttttatttttattttttgcttttaaatTGGGGACGAGGGATTGTGGGTGATTGGATAGTCAAGGTTGATGGGAGGACAGTCTTCAAAATGGTTCCAGAAATATATACTGCACGGAGACTAACTCGTGAAcagttacaaaaattatattcaccATGAGTTTCATGAGGTTaacccgtttggatagtgaaatgaaatgatatgagatgagatgaattgagatagtttgtgaataatagtgagattattagttgaaattagttgagatgagataaaatgaaatgaaatgatttcatctcacctctgtatccaaacgggtcTGTGAGCCTTATATGAGTttacttccataaatttccactTCAAAAGTttggatttctttatttttgggcAACATTGTTCATTGTTAAAAACGACAGAGGAACAGCTACAAGTCAACTTTAATAAGAAGACAGCTAAAAAGTGAATACCCAACCaagcaaaaaaaataatgaagtcaTATATGATTGAACCAAATTAATTATCAAGTTTATTTCCCATGGGAATGGAGGGGAAATTGAAAAAAACCAAGTCCGTAGATGTTGTGACCAATTTGTTAAAATTTCCTAACCATATAAGAACCAAAATTGTCACCTCAAAAGTTGATCCATTAAAGTCCATCAAATTCCCTATTGTAAACCTGCATATCGAACAAAACCATTGATTAGCCCAAGCAAACACGTTCAGTATAACAGAGAGGAAGGTCAATAGATTCTACTCTTGTACcagtttaagtttttaacaaacCTTAACCCTATGGCACTCCAAATGACATGAATGAACTCCCAGTCTAGAATCTGACGTCACTAGGGACATTCTCCAGATAAAAT is a window from the Juglans regia cultivar Chandler chromosome 7, Walnut 2.0, whole genome shotgun sequence genome containing:
- the LOC108989250 gene encoding cytochrome b561 and DOMON domain-containing protein At3g61750-like translates to MANLRSWVPNQLVVVGFCVSILVLELNVPALADHESGNIGGGGGRGEVPELCGTDLSFLPTPYGNLSHVFCKPIWNTFVLRHSQNEDHVINIILSAVYTTGWVGLGFSKDGMMVGSSAMVGWLNRKGHAKIKQYYLQGSKEWQVIPDKGELPLTGIPTYVGIHGAMIHLAYQMKFENQLARQPIILAFGSASPKHSHLPKHDDKTTIMFDFSPGSHVAVASTDFGPMKKNHGILGIIGWGLILPIGAIIPRYFKHKDPLWYYLHSVFQVVGFVIGLAGVVLGRRLYNMIKADFPTHRGIGIFVLVLSILQILAFFLRPNREAKIRKFWNWYHHWVGRLALFFGALNIVLGIQIGGAGNDWKIGYGFLLSVVILTVIVLEVLAWMKRSEKATDMDQSFQMNPVE